A single region of the Labrus bergylta chromosome 10, fLabBer1.1, whole genome shotgun sequence genome encodes:
- the LOC109989530 gene encoding placenta-specific protein 9 has product MTCPSSSSFGLILLLIGYTAAGPESDLQPRAVRSSACQEHMNLHNRLDVVEKTVEDTVEKLEAELAALLETIEAPKWRPLLDNTGQTAVDILEDPVQIN; this is encoded by the exons ATGACCtgcccctcctcatcctcatttGGACTTATCTTGCTCCTGATTGGCTACACTGCAGCAG GACCTGAGTCCGACCTGCAGCCTCGAGCGGTGCGTTCAAGTGCCTGTCAGGAGCACATGAATCTTCACAACCGCCTGGACGTTGTGGAGAAG ACGGTGGAGGACACGGTGGAGAAGCTGGAAGCGGAGCTGGCTGCTCTGCTGGAGACCATTGAAGCTCCGAagtggcgccctctgctggacaatACCGGACAGACAGCAGTGGATATACTGGAGGATCCTGTGCAGATAAACTGA